Sequence from the Phragmites australis chromosome 11, lpPhrAust1.1, whole genome shotgun sequence genome:
TAGCTTTTAACAGTAGCAGAAGTAGGAAACAATCATAaccggaaaagaaaagagagaagaagatgaataaGAAGAGGCAGAGAAAGGTGAATGAGTCCTCCTATCGCTCCTCTACATCGGTCACTGACCAAAACGAAGCAAGGTGAAAGGTCCAGAAATCACATCATGGAGAAAGGGGTCGGTTCCTTGGAGAGGTGATCACGGTGGCGAAACACAGGCTGTGTCTTGCTCTAATGCCATAGGCCTTCGGTTGAGTGAACGAGCGTGCGACAGGGACGCCGATGACCGGTGTCCTCTGATTTCTGCTCTGCAGCGTTAAAAAAACACCGCTGGTTGGTTGGTTTAAATCACGAAAGCGCAGTGGAGATTGCGATCGACGAACTCGTCTAGTAGCACATCGATCTGAGTATCTGACGCTCCACACGAAATGAACCGGAAGTCTGCAACGCAACAGTGTTCGTAGGCATATGAGCACTACACTACTATGAATGCAGGTCGTGTCTGGAACGCCGGAATTTTATTAAAGAAATTACAGGATTTTTCGCATGTAATAGTCCTCGCGTGAACCGGGAAAATTTTCTGTGTTCCAAAGTGCTTGCTTTGTTGTAGCTTCGATTTGAGTCGTGATTGGTTCAGAATGTTGGGAGCAGGTGGTGTTGGTGTATGCGAATGCGATACATATAGCACCAACGCACTGGCTGAGGCGCCACAGCTCACCaacggcgcgcgcgcgcgcgaaaGCAGGCCGGCCAACCCAAACCATGTCTGAATCCGGCGACACGCTGCCCCAGCGCCACTGCCCGCACCACGCCCACggcaaccgccgccgccggatcCTCGTCTGCGTCGCCTTCGCCGTCCTcgtcctgctcctcctcgccgccacgGCCGCCATCGTCCTGCTCGCGGTCCTCCGCCCGCGGGACCCCGTCATCGAGCTCCTCTCGGTCAACGCCACGGGGGCCGTCCCGCGCGTCACGCTGCCGGCCGTCTCCATTCAGCTCAACGtcaccttcctcctcctcgtccgcgTGCGGAACCCGAACCCGGTCGCGTTCCGCCACGGCGCCGCCACCACGTCGCTCCTCTACCGCGGCGCGGCCGTGGGCGACGGCGCGGTCCCGCCCGGAACCGTGCCGAGCCGCGGAGCGACCACTGTGCGGCTGAACATGACGGTGCAGGCCGACCGGATCGTGGCGGCCGCCGGGATCGGGGGCCTGATCGCGGACGTGCTCGCCGGCGAGATGGAGTTCGAGGCGAGGACTGACGTGCCGGGCACGGTCTTGCTCCTCGGGTTCGTGAAGCGTAGAGTCCAAGCCAGGTCCCAGTGCCGCGTCGTCATCGGCGTCGCCGACGTGAAAGTTCGGCGTCAGGAATGCCACAACGAGGCCAAGCTGTGATCGATCTTGATCTCGACAATCGTGcgtgtgctgtgctgtgctgtgcacGTACTGTATGCgtacaagtatatatatgtattcagGAATTTTGTGGAGAATAATTAGGTGGGTCGGTGTGTTTTCCCTTAGACGCCACGTGTCAGTAACACAATGGATGGTTTTTCCCAGCTGGGTGATCGTActttcattttcttcaaataGAGGTACAACATTGATTTCAATACTAAAACCGGTCCTACAAACAAGTATGTGTAAATAGACTGAGTTAAAAATATTCATGTTAGATCTACTCGTGTTATGATGTTTGATCACACTTTGCCTACGGGTTTGTTGGAGGTGTCATTGGTCTTTATCTTAGTTGTAACTTTCGTCTTTGTAACCTTTTAACAAGTTATACCATGTATTTATAAACTTATTAGGTGACTCGTGGTAAGGAGGTGTTTATTGTTAGGCTTGCCACAATATCGACAAGTTTAGAAGAGTCAAAATAAGAACCATTTTCATATCAAACTTACGAGCTCATGTCAGGATGGTCTTTCAAGCTTGTGCTTCACTCGGCTTTTGGCAAGGGCTTTAGAGGGACTCAACTACAGAAAGCTGCTCAGGACTTGCACAATGCTCAAACTAATTCGCCATCTCCTGAAGATGATGAAGCTCCCTAAGAGGAGATTTGATAATGATGTTTCTTGtagttttcatttttttctattcaTCCTATGTCTTGGTCTGTAATGTCATGTGGCATGCAAAGTTGCATACTTTACCCTACTTGTTCCTATATGCACTTGTTCTCTAGATTGATTCAATTTTGTTTTGCCAACCCCGATTTTGTACTCTTaaccttttttttgttgttgtaatgGATGGGATGGTGGTAATATCAGGGTTGAAAGAGGTTTGTGTGATGTTGTGAAGAGTTCATCATTAGGCATATCAATgttatttttgataaaattatattaACTTACCATTAATCCAAAATTAAGTTAGACAAAACTAAAAGGAACATATTCCCCCAAGGTTGAATAAAGTTCGATGAGCTGTGTGGTTTGATGCATATAAAAAGCCTTACCAAAATTTACATATCCACCAGGTTTGACCATCGTTTATTTTGCTGCCAAAATTTGGCATGCCCAAAAAAATGATAGTGTCCAACTATAGTAAACATCCAAGGGAGGGCAACCCATGGGCGCTCGCCAGGATTTTTGGCCGGCCAAACAAGGCAAGCACAAGCAGGGAGGGAAAAAATAGGGGGGAAATGAAGCGAGTTCAGACTTCACAATTCAAAGTTAAAACCATTTTGGCTGCTGCACAAAAGCTCTCATCTCACTGGCAGATTTCAATGCTTCGCCTTCCCAATTTTCTTACCTTTTACAGCAACAGAACCACGCGCTTCATTCAAATTTCGAACCCTAACCAATCCCTTCCAAAAGTGGAACGCTCCACAGACCCCAGTCCACACGCAGCGCTACTTCCAAGTCGAGATCCGGCTCGCCATGAAACTCCCGTTGCATGCCAATCTTGCCCGTTTCACTGACCGATGGAGCCACTTAACATTTGgtcccacgagtcagtgaatatTTGGAAGAGGAGGCCCGGTCTTGGTGGTTCGGACACGACCCTGAAAAATTCAAATCAGCAGTAGCCCAACTCTCCGATCCCGCCCGCGCACCCCGGTCTCACTGACGTTGTGTCCCCACATGTCAGAGCTCACCAACAAGGCGCCTCTCATCTTTAACACCTGTCCAattcctctcttctccccccCAATCTCCGAGCCGAGCTCGAGCTACCAAACCCTAAGCCTCACCGGGGAGCCAGCTCCGCCGCGCGGGCGATGCCTGACTCCGCGGCAGCCTGACGCGGGCGGATCTTCTTCTATCTCCTCGGCTTCGAGCGCCGGTGGCCGCGCGGTAGCGGCGAGAGGCGGGGATGGAGCCGAGGCGGATCTCGGCGAGCCCGCGCCCGTGCAGCGGGCGGCGGGtggtggcgaggaagaggcCGAGGCAGGAGGCGGTGGTGAGCAGCGTGCGGAAGCTGCAGCGACGGGAGATCAGCTCACGCCGCGACCGCGCCTTCTCCATGAGCTCCGCGCAGGAGCGCTTCCGCAACATACAGCTGCAGGTTCGCCCCTCGCGCGGTTACCACTATCTCGAACTTTATTTCGATCTCATTCTCGTGCGCCTTCGGCGGGGTTGGCCGCCCTTGCGGGGTGGGAGGAATTGCGGCTGTGGGGGGTCGCGGACGTCATGCTTAGCTTGGGCTTGGCGGCTGGGCGATTTACGGTGGTGGTGGGCAGCTACGATTTAGTGGACGCGGAACATGAGATCTGCTTAGGTTTTGTTGAATTGTTGTTGGTAACTGAGAGTCGAGTGCAGCGGTGAACGGTGTGCCGGATGAGTGGTAAAGGTTGTGTAATCTGTCGTATGGCTTAGATAGCAATGCCGGTTTGAGAAAGTGgccaaatttatttttcatttgtgCAACTGTGTGTCAAATCCCTTTGTGCCTTAGCACTGGTCTGTTTTCTTGCACAATTTATGACTAGTTTAAttgtgtgcaatttttttttatatttgggATCGTAGTGGTATTTGCTTGACGGAAATGATAAGAGGATTGTGGTGCGATGTTAGAGATTGTTGAAGCCTGATCTTTTGGGATTGTTGCGACCCCATTATCCCACCGGCTTTGGCAAATGCCAGTTATAAATATCTTGGCTGTGACCTATGAGACAAGTTATTCTACCCAATTATTTAGTAACTCTGTTGCCAAGTTGGGGCTATCCATGCTGGAATCAGTTGCTaacctagttttttttttttgggaacaCACCAAACCTTGGCGTATCATTGGCTAACGTAGTACTTGAGTGTTGCCTCTGTGCCACTCGGTGTCTTTCTCCTGGTTATTCATGAATTTTGTCACATTGCATTTCTCAATAAAGAGTTTAGTACTGTTTATCCTGCACTTAAAGAAGAGCAACAAATACCTTCCTGGTTTCAATAACTAGGCTTGTTTATCATTTGCAATACAGTGCTCAACCATGAGCCACTTGGTGCCTGGAAGTTACCCTATTAGATCTGTCAACCCTTGCGATATTTGAACTCTTCTCACTATTTGTGCAGCAATCATTTTGTCTCCATTCTGTTTTGGTAACATCACTTGACTTCACTTTATGTTTCTGATAAATCATCTTTGCTGTTACTTTTAGGAAGAGTTTGACACTCATGATCCTAAGGAGAACAGTTTGCTACTCCCTTACTTGAGGAAAAGGTCAAAAATTATTGAGATAGTTGCAGCGCGTGATATAGTCTTTGCTTTATCGCAGTCAGGTGTATGTGCTGCTTTTAGTAGAGGTATGTTTGTCTTCTTGCAGTCCATTTGTGCCATTTGGCTATCCTGAGATTGTCTTCTTATATTCTCAGAGACAAATCAGAGAATATGCTTTCTGAATGGGAGTCCTGATGAAGTTATCCGTAGTTTATTTTACAACAAGAATAATGAATCGCTCATTACTGTGTCTGTATATGGTTCCGAAAATTTCAGTGCTCTGCGATGTAGGACAACTCGAATAGAGTAAGCTTTTGGTTCCACACATTTTGTCTatgcaatgattttttttatcaggtCATCTTCCTTAAAAGACTTTGTTCAACTATTCCAAGGTACATTAGACGAGGACAACCGGATGCTGGTTTCCCACTTTTTGAGACAGAGTCCTTGAAATGGCCTGGATTTGTGGAGTTTGATGATGTCAATGGAAAGGTTTTGACTTACTCTGCTCAAGACAGGTACAGTGACTTATCTAACAACTAAAAAATGCACATCTTGTGAAAACTAATCTGACGCCATCATATTCCATAAACAGCACATACAAGGTATTTGATTTGAAAAACTACACACTGCTATATTCAGTGTCCGATAAGAATGTTCAAGAAATAAAGATCAGGTAATTcaatcttttcttcttccttcgttCCCTTTTCCCGTGAATTAAATATTAGATACTCTTGATGCTCCTTTGCACTTTGATGATGAGTTAATTGATTAGTTGTCATTTGAATGTCCTTTCCTCATATCGACAACCTCAACTCTTAAACAAGATTTACATAGAGCGAATAATTCAAATATAGGATGGAGTATATATCTAATGCAT
This genomic interval carries:
- the LOC133884125 gene encoding uncharacterized protein LOC133884125; this translates as MSESGDTLPQRHCPHHAHGNRRRRILVCVAFAVLVLLLLAATAAIVLLAVLRPRDPVIELLSVNATGAVPRVTLPAVSIQLNVTFLLLVRVRNPNPVAFRHGAATTSLLYRGAAVGDGAVPPGTVPSRGATTVRLNMTVQADRIVAAAGIGGLIADVLAGEMEFEARTDVPGTVLLLGFVKRRVQARSQCRVVIGVADVKVRRQECHNEAKL
- the LOC133885096 gene encoding uncharacterized protein LOC133885096, whose amino-acid sequence is MEPRRISASPRPCSGRRVVARKRPRQEAVVSSVRKLQRREISSRRDRAFSMSSAQERFRNIQLQEEFDTHDPKENSLLLPYLRKRSKIIEIVAARDIVFALSQSGVCAAFSRETNQRICFLNGSPDEVIRSLFYNKNNESLITVSVYGSENFSALRCRTTRIEYIRRGQPDAGFPLFETESLKWPGFVEFDDVNGKVLTYSAQDSTYKVFDLKNYTLLYSVSDKNVQEIKISPGIMLLIYTRTSSSVPLKILSIEDGTVLKSFSHLLHRNKKVDFIEQFNEKLLVKQEGENLQILDVRNFQLIEVSRTEFMTPSAFIFLYELQLFLTFRNRSVAVWNFRGELVTSFEDHLLWHPDCNTNNIYITSDQDLIISYCKADSNDSSSEENAGSINISSILTGKCLAKIKAGNSCEQKKAWKFQNTVSEALEDITALYYDEERDEIYTGNQQGLVHVWSN